One window from the genome of Megalobrama amblycephala isolate DHTTF-2021 linkage group LG4, ASM1881202v1, whole genome shotgun sequence encodes:
- the pld2 gene encoding phospholipase D2 isoform X1 → MKKHSVSGVSWSRSLMASPETNAAQRWRTCVDTVLCNLTEDQLKSIKNNSEERDFFVVHHLADLKEGAISPLLNGTPITCKVENMERYTTRSKVHVCTLYTVRLTHGEFTWTVKKKYKHFQELHRDLYKHKVLLQFLPLGRFAIQRQQLAGLTEDMPTLHGTDRIRRTSSKPKYLEEYLNNLLENTFYKNYHVMLDFLAISPLSFIRDLGPKGLEGYILKRSGGHRIQGLNCIGHHQFCFRWSRRWLVVKDSFLLYMSRDPGNVSFVLLFDPELKVLVGRVYTDTKYGVCIENFSRKLVIKCSSYRQAQWWSHEIRSLSERCDFHQTHRFEGFAPPRPDTLTKWYVNGNGYFSDLADALEQAKEEIFITDWWLSPEIFLKRPATGTYWRLDKILKRKAEQGVKVCVLLYKEVELALGINSGYSKRKLMNLHPNIKVMRHPDHVASVVFLWAHHEKMVAIDQSVAFVGGLDLAFGRWDDSDYRLSDLEPQKPANHAESDTVDGPAVPLTESASECEDEVDLSCNALLWLGKDYSNFIKRDWTQLDQPYQDNVDRTQVPRIPWRDLGAVHHGKAARDLARHFIQRWNFTKIFKNKYKDDFYPYLLPKSHYTADKLPFTIPGATKASVQVLRSVDRWSAGTCEHSILNAYVHVIENSQHYIYLENQFFISCSDEKNVHNTIGDAIVKRILRAHSEGKKYRVFVVIPLLPGFEGDISQGGGNAIQAILHFTYRTINRGEHSILSRLKEQMQDEWTQYISLCGLRTHSQFGQSPVTELIYVHSKALIADDRCYIIGSANINDRSMLGSRDSELAVLVEDEERVPSVMNGEEYQAGPLALALRKECFSVLLGAKCDPTMDIDDPISDHFFNDVWNKIAQTNAIIYEKVFRCLPLDSIQNLRELPGHMNAESLSLTDPEKAREELQAIHGILVHFPLHFLCEENLLPPLKSKEGMVPMDVWT, encoded by the exons ATGAAAAAACACTCTGTTTCAG GTGTGTCGTGGTCCAGAAGCCTTATGGCTAGTCCTGAGACGAATGCAGCTCAAAGGTGGCGGACATGTGTGGACACCGTGCTGTGCAACCTTACTGAGGATCAGCTGAAATCTATCAAAAACAACAGTG AGGAGCGTGACTTTTTTGTGGTACATCATCTGGCAGACCTGAAGGAGGGAGCCATCTCTCCTCTCCTTAATGGCACACCTATCACCTGCAAAGTGGAAAACATGGAGCGATACACCACCCGCTCCAAG GTACACGTGTGCACTTTGTACACAGTCCGTCTGACACATGGTGAGTTCACATGGacggtgaaaaaaaagtacaagcACTTCCAGGAGCTCCACAGAGACCTGTACAAACACAAAGTGTTGCTGCAGTTCTTGCCTCTGGGGAG ATTTGCCATTCAGAGGCAACAGCTGGCAGGTTTGACAGAGGACATGCCGACTTTACATGGAACCGATAGAATCAGGAGAACGTCTAGCAAACCG AAATATCTGGAGGAGTATTTAAACAACTTGCTAGAAAACACCTTCTACAAGAACTATCATGTGATG TTAGACTTCCTGGCAATCAGTCCGCTGTCCTTCATCAGAGACCTTGGACCCAAAGGCCT AGAAGGCTATATTCTGAAACGGTCTGGGGGTCACCGCATCCAGGGGCTCAACTGTATCGGACACCATCAGTTCTGCTTCCGCTGGTCCCGCCGCTGGCTTGTGGTGAAGGATTCGTTCCTCCTGTACATGTCCAG AGATCCCGGCAATGTGTCGTTTGTTCTGCTGTTTGACCCTGAGCTGAAAGTGTTGGTTGGACGTGTTTACACTGATACCAAGTATGGTGTCTGCATTGAGAACTTCAGCAG gAAGCTGGTGATTAAGTGCAGTAGCTACAGGCAGGCCCAGTGGTGGAGTCACGAGATTCGGAGTCTCTCTGAGCGCTGTGATTTCCACCAGACCCATCGCTTCGAAGGCTTCGCCCCACCCAGGCCGGACACCCTCACAAAGTG GTATGTTAACGGGAATGGCTATTTCTCAGACCTGGCTGATGCACTGGAACAGGCCAAGGAGGAGATCTTCATCACTGATTGGTG GCTCAGTCCAGAGATTTTCCTCAAACGTCCAGCTACAGGAACATACTGGCGCTTGGACAAGATTCTCAAACGCAAAGCA GAACAGGGAGTGAAGGTGTGTGTGTTGTTGTATAAGGAGGTGGAACTGGCTCTGGGTATCAATAGCGGCTATAGCAAGAGAAAACTGATGAACCTGCACCCCAATATAAAG GTGATGCGTCACCCTGATCATGTGGCCTCAGTTGTGTTCCTCTGGGCCCATCACGAGAAAATGGTTGCCATCGACCAATCAGTGGCCTTTGTGGGTGGGTTGGATCTTGCGTTTGGGAGGTGGGATGACAGCGACTATAGGCTGAGTGATTTGGAACCCCAGAAACCGGCCAATCATGCAGAG TCTGATACTGTAGATGGCCCTGCAGTTCCTCTGACAGAATCTGCGTCAGAGTGTGAGGATGAAGTCGATCTGAGCTGTAATGCCCTCTTGTGGCTGGGAAAAGATTACAGCAACTTTATCAAGAGAGATTGGACACAGCTGGATCAACCCTATCAAG acaATGTTGACAGAACTCAGGTGCCACGCATCCCCTGGCGAGACCTGGGTGCGGTGCATCATGGGAAAGCAGCCAGAGATCTTGCACGACACTTCATTCAGCGCTGGAACTTCACTAAG ATCTTTAAGAACAAGTACAAGGATGACTTCTACCCGTACCTACTGCCGAAATCTCACTACACAGCAGATAAGTTGCCATTTACAATCCCTGGAGCCACAAAAGCCTCTGTACAG GTTCTTCGTTCTGTTGATCGCTGGTCCGCTGGCACATGTGAACACTCTATCCTCAATGCCTATGTGCATGTTATTGAGAACAGCCAGCATTACATTTATCTAGAG AATCAGTTCTTCATCAGCTGCTCAGATGAGAAGAATGTACACAACACCATCGGAGATGCTATTGTCAAACGGATCCTACGGGCTCACAG TGAGGGGAAGAAGTACAGGGTGTTTGTTGTAATTCCCCTGCTGCCCGGCTTTGAGGGTGACATCAGTCAGGGAGGAGGAAACGCCATTCAGGCTATACTGCACTTCACctacag AACGATTAATCGAGGAGAACACTCCATTCTTTCAAGATTAAAGGAACAAA TGCAGGACGAATGGACACAGTATATTTCTCTGTGTGGTCTGCGCACACACTCTCAGTTCGGCCAATCCCCTGTTACAGAGCTCATCTACGTCCACAGCAAAGCCCTCATTGCTGACGACCGTTGCTACATCATAG GGTCGGCCAACATCAATGACAGGAGCATGCTGGGCAGTCGTGACAGTGAACTGGCAGTGCTGGTTGAGGATGAGGAAAGAGTTCCCTCAGTTATGAACGGAGAGGAATACCAGGCTGGACCACTAGCACTCGCCTTACGAAAGGAGTGCTTCAG TGTACTTCTCGGAGCAAAATGTGACCCAACCATGGACATTGATGATCCAATCAGTGATCATTTCTTCAATGATGTTTGGAACAAAATCGCCCAAACAAATGCCATCATCTATGAGAAG GTCTTCCGATGTCTTCCACTGGACTCCATCCAAAATTTGCGTGAATTGCCCGGGCACATGAATGCGGAGAGCCTCAGTCTTACCGACCCGGAGAAAGCCAGAGAAGAATTACAGGCCATCCATGGCATCCTGGTCCATTTCCCGCTGCATTTCTTGTGCGAGGAGAACTTGCTCCCACCACTTAAAAGCAAAGAAGGAATGGTTCCTATGGACGTGTGGACATAG
- the pld2 gene encoding phospholipase D2 isoform X2, whose protein sequence is MASPETNAAQRWRTCVDTVLCNLTEDQLKSIKNNSEERDFFVVHHLADLKEGAISPLLNGTPITCKVENMERYTTRSKVHVCTLYTVRLTHGEFTWTVKKKYKHFQELHRDLYKHKVLLQFLPLGRFAIQRQQLAGLTEDMPTLHGTDRIRRTSSKPKYLEEYLNNLLENTFYKNYHVMLDFLAISPLSFIRDLGPKGLEGYILKRSGGHRIQGLNCIGHHQFCFRWSRRWLVVKDSFLLYMSRDPGNVSFVLLFDPELKVLVGRVYTDTKYGVCIENFSRKLVIKCSSYRQAQWWSHEIRSLSERCDFHQTHRFEGFAPPRPDTLTKWYVNGNGYFSDLADALEQAKEEIFITDWWLSPEIFLKRPATGTYWRLDKILKRKAEQGVKVCVLLYKEVELALGINSGYSKRKLMNLHPNIKVMRHPDHVASVVFLWAHHEKMVAIDQSVAFVGGLDLAFGRWDDSDYRLSDLEPQKPANHAESDTVDGPAVPLTESASECEDEVDLSCNALLWLGKDYSNFIKRDWTQLDQPYQDNVDRTQVPRIPWRDLGAVHHGKAARDLARHFIQRWNFTKIFKNKYKDDFYPYLLPKSHYTADKLPFTIPGATKASVQVLRSVDRWSAGTCEHSILNAYVHVIENSQHYIYLENQFFISCSDEKNVHNTIGDAIVKRILRAHSEGKKYRVFVVIPLLPGFEGDISQGGGNAIQAILHFTYRTINRGEHSILSRLKEQMQDEWTQYISLCGLRTHSQFGQSPVTELIYVHSKALIADDRCYIIGSANINDRSMLGSRDSELAVLVEDEERVPSVMNGEEYQAGPLALALRKECFSVLLGAKCDPTMDIDDPISDHFFNDVWNKIAQTNAIIYEKVFRCLPLDSIQNLRELPGHMNAESLSLTDPEKAREELQAIHGILVHFPLHFLCEENLLPPLKSKEGMVPMDVWT, encoded by the exons ATGGCTAGTCCTGAGACGAATGCAGCTCAAAGGTGGCGGACATGTGTGGACACCGTGCTGTGCAACCTTACTGAGGATCAGCTGAAATCTATCAAAAACAACAGTG AGGAGCGTGACTTTTTTGTGGTACATCATCTGGCAGACCTGAAGGAGGGAGCCATCTCTCCTCTCCTTAATGGCACACCTATCACCTGCAAAGTGGAAAACATGGAGCGATACACCACCCGCTCCAAG GTACACGTGTGCACTTTGTACACAGTCCGTCTGACACATGGTGAGTTCACATGGacggtgaaaaaaaagtacaagcACTTCCAGGAGCTCCACAGAGACCTGTACAAACACAAAGTGTTGCTGCAGTTCTTGCCTCTGGGGAG ATTTGCCATTCAGAGGCAACAGCTGGCAGGTTTGACAGAGGACATGCCGACTTTACATGGAACCGATAGAATCAGGAGAACGTCTAGCAAACCG AAATATCTGGAGGAGTATTTAAACAACTTGCTAGAAAACACCTTCTACAAGAACTATCATGTGATG TTAGACTTCCTGGCAATCAGTCCGCTGTCCTTCATCAGAGACCTTGGACCCAAAGGCCT AGAAGGCTATATTCTGAAACGGTCTGGGGGTCACCGCATCCAGGGGCTCAACTGTATCGGACACCATCAGTTCTGCTTCCGCTGGTCCCGCCGCTGGCTTGTGGTGAAGGATTCGTTCCTCCTGTACATGTCCAG AGATCCCGGCAATGTGTCGTTTGTTCTGCTGTTTGACCCTGAGCTGAAAGTGTTGGTTGGACGTGTTTACACTGATACCAAGTATGGTGTCTGCATTGAGAACTTCAGCAG gAAGCTGGTGATTAAGTGCAGTAGCTACAGGCAGGCCCAGTGGTGGAGTCACGAGATTCGGAGTCTCTCTGAGCGCTGTGATTTCCACCAGACCCATCGCTTCGAAGGCTTCGCCCCACCCAGGCCGGACACCCTCACAAAGTG GTATGTTAACGGGAATGGCTATTTCTCAGACCTGGCTGATGCACTGGAACAGGCCAAGGAGGAGATCTTCATCACTGATTGGTG GCTCAGTCCAGAGATTTTCCTCAAACGTCCAGCTACAGGAACATACTGGCGCTTGGACAAGATTCTCAAACGCAAAGCA GAACAGGGAGTGAAGGTGTGTGTGTTGTTGTATAAGGAGGTGGAACTGGCTCTGGGTATCAATAGCGGCTATAGCAAGAGAAAACTGATGAACCTGCACCCCAATATAAAG GTGATGCGTCACCCTGATCATGTGGCCTCAGTTGTGTTCCTCTGGGCCCATCACGAGAAAATGGTTGCCATCGACCAATCAGTGGCCTTTGTGGGTGGGTTGGATCTTGCGTTTGGGAGGTGGGATGACAGCGACTATAGGCTGAGTGATTTGGAACCCCAGAAACCGGCCAATCATGCAGAG TCTGATACTGTAGATGGCCCTGCAGTTCCTCTGACAGAATCTGCGTCAGAGTGTGAGGATGAAGTCGATCTGAGCTGTAATGCCCTCTTGTGGCTGGGAAAAGATTACAGCAACTTTATCAAGAGAGATTGGACACAGCTGGATCAACCCTATCAAG acaATGTTGACAGAACTCAGGTGCCACGCATCCCCTGGCGAGACCTGGGTGCGGTGCATCATGGGAAAGCAGCCAGAGATCTTGCACGACACTTCATTCAGCGCTGGAACTTCACTAAG ATCTTTAAGAACAAGTACAAGGATGACTTCTACCCGTACCTACTGCCGAAATCTCACTACACAGCAGATAAGTTGCCATTTACAATCCCTGGAGCCACAAAAGCCTCTGTACAG GTTCTTCGTTCTGTTGATCGCTGGTCCGCTGGCACATGTGAACACTCTATCCTCAATGCCTATGTGCATGTTATTGAGAACAGCCAGCATTACATTTATCTAGAG AATCAGTTCTTCATCAGCTGCTCAGATGAGAAGAATGTACACAACACCATCGGAGATGCTATTGTCAAACGGATCCTACGGGCTCACAG TGAGGGGAAGAAGTACAGGGTGTTTGTTGTAATTCCCCTGCTGCCCGGCTTTGAGGGTGACATCAGTCAGGGAGGAGGAAACGCCATTCAGGCTATACTGCACTTCACctacag AACGATTAATCGAGGAGAACACTCCATTCTTTCAAGATTAAAGGAACAAA TGCAGGACGAATGGACACAGTATATTTCTCTGTGTGGTCTGCGCACACACTCTCAGTTCGGCCAATCCCCTGTTACAGAGCTCATCTACGTCCACAGCAAAGCCCTCATTGCTGACGACCGTTGCTACATCATAG GGTCGGCCAACATCAATGACAGGAGCATGCTGGGCAGTCGTGACAGTGAACTGGCAGTGCTGGTTGAGGATGAGGAAAGAGTTCCCTCAGTTATGAACGGAGAGGAATACCAGGCTGGACCACTAGCACTCGCCTTACGAAAGGAGTGCTTCAG TGTACTTCTCGGAGCAAAATGTGACCCAACCATGGACATTGATGATCCAATCAGTGATCATTTCTTCAATGATGTTTGGAACAAAATCGCCCAAACAAATGCCATCATCTATGAGAAG GTCTTCCGATGTCTTCCACTGGACTCCATCCAAAATTTGCGTGAATTGCCCGGGCACATGAATGCGGAGAGCCTCAGTCTTACCGACCCGGAGAAAGCCAGAGAAGAATTACAGGCCATCCATGGCATCCTGGTCCATTTCCCGCTGCATTTCTTGTGCGAGGAGAACTTGCTCCCACCACTTAAAAGCAAAGAAGGAATGGTTCCTATGGACGTGTGGACATAG